A single region of the Massilia sp. erpn genome encodes:
- a CDS encoding nucleotide pyrophosphatase/phosphodiesterase family protein, which produces MQPLLILNIVGLTPRLLGSCTPRLSAFAARGALRHMSSAAPGLTCTVQANLLTGSTPQQHGIVGNGWYFRDTADIGFWRQSNRLVAGEKIWDAGKQRDPRFSCANLCWWYNMAASHDVGLTPRPIYKADGQKLPDCYTKPAAWRDELQWELGPFPLFQFWGPATSIASSRWIAGAARLALRTYDPTLSLVYLPHLDYDLQRHGPDPGHPAVRRSLGEIDRVAGELIAHAEAAGRRVLLLSEYGITATDRPVHLNRHLREAGLLAVRTEDGGELLDPIASDAFAVADHQIAHVYVADAARIDAVQRLLAAVPGVEAVLRGPQRARLGLDHARSGELVVLADARSWFSYYYWLDDRCAPDFARTVDIHRKPGYDPAELFFDSQLPYPKLTVLHRLLQRKLGLRALMDVIGLDATLVKGSHGRPPSHPDDGALIVADHPDALPAGIIAAETVKALALDMIFAPAAQRPQAMPERQVEVVES; this is translated from the coding sequence ATGCAGCCCTTGCTGATCCTGAATATCGTTGGATTGACGCCGCGCCTGCTGGGGTCCTGCACCCCGCGTCTGAGCGCCTTTGCCGCGCGCGGCGCGCTGCGCCACATGAGCAGCGCCGCGCCGGGACTGACCTGCACCGTGCAGGCCAATCTGCTGACCGGCAGTACGCCGCAGCAGCACGGCATCGTCGGCAACGGCTGGTATTTCCGCGACACGGCCGACATCGGATTCTGGCGCCAGTCCAACCGTCTGGTGGCGGGCGAGAAGATCTGGGACGCCGGCAAGCAGCGCGACCCGCGCTTCAGCTGCGCCAATCTGTGCTGGTGGTATAACATGGCGGCCAGTCATGACGTCGGGCTGACGCCGCGCCCCATCTACAAGGCCGATGGCCAGAAGCTGCCCGACTGCTACACCAAGCCGGCCGCCTGGCGCGACGAACTGCAATGGGAGCTCGGCCCCTTCCCCTTGTTCCAGTTCTGGGGACCCGCCACCTCGATCGCTTCCAGCCGCTGGATCGCCGGCGCGGCGCGGCTGGCCCTGCGCACATACGATCCGACCCTGAGCCTGGTCTATCTGCCGCATCTCGACTACGACTTGCAGCGCCACGGCCCCGATCCCGGCCACCCGGCCGTGCGCCGCTCGCTGGGCGAGATCGACCGCGTGGCGGGCGAGCTGATTGCGCATGCCGAAGCGGCCGGAAGGCGCGTGCTGCTGCTGTCGGAATACGGCATCACGGCCACCGACCGGCCAGTGCACCTGAACCGCCATTTGCGCGAAGCCGGCCTGCTGGCGGTGCGCACCGAGGATGGCGGCGAACTGCTGGACCCCATCGCCTCGGACGCCTTTGCCGTGGCCGACCATCAGATCGCCCATGTGTATGTGGCCGATGCGGCGCGCATCGACGCCGTGCAGCGCCTGCTGGCCGCCGTGCCGGGCGTGGAGGCCGTGCTGCGCGGCCCCCAGCGCGCCAGGCTGGGACTGGATCATGCGCGTTCCGGCGAGCTGGTGGTGCTGGCCGATGCGCGCTCCTGGTTCAGCTACTACTACTGGCTGGACGACCGCTGCGCGCCCGACTTCGCGCGTACCGTCGATATCCACCGCAAGCCCGGCTACGATCCGGCCGAGCTGTTCTTCGACAGCCAGCTGCCCTATCCCAAACTGACCGTGCTGCATCGACTCTTGCAGCGCAAGCTGGGGTTGCGTGCGCTGATGGATGTGATCGGCCTCGATGCAACGCTGGTCAAAGGTTCGCACGGCCGCCCACCCAGCCATCCCGATGACGGGGCGCTCATTGTCGCCGACCATCCAGACGCCCTGCCCGCCGGCATCATCGCGGCGGAAACGGTGAAGGCGCTGGCCCTCGATATGATTTTCGCGCCCGCAGCGCAAAGGCCGCAAGCCATGCCAGAGCGGCAGGTGGAGGTAGTCGAGTCCTGA
- a CDS encoding S8 family serine peptidase has product MAKNAEVGAAPQDQPGAAAASDGARSVKPRKAQYLVASRSLPALQTLGLQPFSFNVVEEALRAAPDIEVVDTLGPKTAIGVFADGLGTSPTVLVTRMSDQKAFALHQQAQGRLIVEPDQHLSLHELAFQGPYLVTGVTPSGGAVLSTTILVVDPNNQPVAGADVSLYGSLLPASGTTDARGQVVLSLFGETPDSIRGLYVKPKSDYWSFYQQNPDISTSNANVVLVQPLSAWPQLANFPQRQVLGWGQKAMRLDQLPDQYRGQGIKVAVIDSGAAALTHADLKQIRYGFDILNKKDHPDTWTDDVISHGSHCAGVIAGANNGQGVRGFAPDAEIHVCKLFPGGQISQLIDALEYCIEKQVDVVNLSLGGAEPSEALEQQILRAKRAGIACIVAAGNSGGAVQYPASSPNVLAVAAIGKLGEFPSDSGHSQTISKFVDADGHFAAKFSCFGPEVAVCAPGVAITSSVPGNNYAVWDGTSMAAPHVTGLAALVLAHHPDFQGAYKSRGAERVERLFQIIKSASRRLYLGDAGRTGFGLPDTLFALGLQAPAGIGQALAAPAAGARVQVPVAQPQVTAEQAFASQAWNPLLAPLGGQLGGQLGGLGQLGQIGRPALGGLDPSYALYLNTLLAQSQLGRNPGLFN; this is encoded by the coding sequence ATGGCAAAGAATGCAGAAGTTGGCGCCGCCCCGCAGGACCAGCCGGGCGCTGCCGCCGCCAGCGATGGCGCGCGCAGCGTCAAGCCGCGCAAGGCGCAATACCTGGTTGCATCGCGCAGCCTGCCGGCCCTCCAGACCCTGGGCCTGCAGCCTTTTTCCTTCAATGTGGTCGAAGAGGCGCTGCGCGCCGCCCCCGATATCGAAGTGGTCGATACGCTGGGACCGAAGACGGCCATCGGCGTGTTTGCCGATGGCCTGGGCACCAGTCCCACCGTGCTGGTGACCAGGATGAGCGATCAGAAAGCGTTTGCCCTGCATCAGCAGGCACAGGGCCGTCTGATTGTCGAACCGGACCAGCATCTGAGTCTGCATGAACTGGCCTTCCAGGGACCTTACCTGGTGACGGGCGTGACGCCGAGCGGCGGTGCGGTGCTGTCGACCACGATTCTCGTGGTCGATCCGAATAATCAGCCGGTGGCCGGTGCCGACGTGTCGCTGTATGGCAGTCTGCTGCCTGCGAGCGGCACGACCGATGCGCGCGGCCAGGTGGTGCTCAGCCTTTTCGGGGAAACGCCGGATTCGATCCGCGGCCTGTATGTCAAACCGAAAAGCGATTACTGGAGCTTCTACCAGCAAAATCCCGACATCAGCACCAGCAACGCCAATGTGGTCCTGGTGCAGCCGCTGTCCGCCTGGCCGCAGCTGGCCAACTTCCCGCAACGCCAGGTGCTGGGCTGGGGGCAGAAGGCCATGCGCCTCGACCAGTTGCCCGATCAGTATCGCGGCCAGGGCATCAAGGTGGCCGTGATCGACTCCGGCGCGGCGGCCTTGACCCACGCCGATCTGAAACAGATCCGCTATGGCTTCGATATCCTGAACAAGAAGGACCATCCCGATACCTGGACCGACGATGTCATCTCCCATGGCTCGCACTGCGCCGGCGTGATCGCGGGCGCCAACAACGGCCAGGGCGTGCGCGGCTTTGCGCCTGACGCGGAAATCCATGTGTGCAAACTGTTCCCCGGCGGCCAGATCAGCCAGTTGATCGATGCGCTCGAATACTGCATCGAAAAGCAGGTCGATGTGGTCAATCTCAGCCTGGGCGGGGCCGAGCCGTCCGAGGCGCTGGAGCAGCAGATCCTGCGTGCCAAGCGGGCCGGCATCGCGTGCATTGTGGCGGCCGGCAATTCAGGCGGCGCGGTGCAGTATCCTGCCTCGTCGCCGAATGTGCTGGCCGTCGCCGCCATAGGTAAGCTGGGCGAATTCCCCTCCGATAGCGGCCACTCCCAGACCATCAGCAAGTTCGTTGATGCGGATGGCCATTTCGCGGCCAAGTTCAGCTGCTTCGGTCCCGAGGTTGCAGTGTGTGCGCCCGGTGTGGCCATCACTTCTTCGGTGCCGGGCAATAACTATGCGGTATGGGATGGCACCTCGATGGCGGCGCCCCACGTCACCGGCCTGGCGGCATTGGTGCTGGCCCACCACCCGGATTTTCAGGGCGCTTACAAGAGCCGTGGCGCGGAACGGGTGGAACGCCTGTTCCAGATCATCAAGTCCGCCAGCCGCCGCCTGTATCTGGGCGATGCCGGGCGCACCGGTTTCGGTCTGCCCGACACCCTGTTCGCCCTCGGCCTGCAAGCGCCGGCTGGAATCGGCCAGGCCCTGGCTGCGCCGGCGGCCGGTGCGCGCGTCCAGGTCCCGGTTGCGCAACCGCAGGTGACGGCCGAACAGGCTTTCGCCAGCCAGGCCTGGAATCCTCTGCTGGCGCCGCTGGGCGGACAACTGGGCGGACAATTGGGCGGACTGGGGCAGTTGGGACAAATCGGACGGCCTGCTCTGGGCGGTCTGGACCCATCCTACGCCTTGTATCTGAATACGCTGCTGGCGCAATCCCAGCTTGGCAGGAATCCAGGCTTGTTTAACTGA
- a CDS encoding PLP-dependent aminotransferase family protein → MKLYETLAAEVESQVERGVLLEGEKLPSVRQTSQHRNLSVSTVLRAYSLLESRGVIESHPQSGFFVRSRPDATARPAAQAPALVLSSEVDVSRLVLSTLRSIRSEGAVALGSPYPDPAPFPWTRISQYANAIARRSQNWSVMDDLPPGNPELIRQIARRHMENGMAVDPSEIIVTVGATEAINLCLQAVARPGDVIAVESPTFYAMLHAIERMGMRALEVPTDAREGISIEALRVILGQQRVAACMVMPNFQNPLGFLMPDQRKRELVALLSEHDIPVIENAVYNELYYGDSHPSSLKAYDSKGLVLHCSSFSKSLTANYRIGWALPGRYTAQVEKLKFLNTLTTPSLPQLAIADYLQRDGYDRHLRQVRKGYAQRARMMAAAVLRFFPAGTRVSEPQGGYVLWVELPPGVDAMKLYARALERRITVGPGHMFSASGGYGHYIRLNYSYPWSAEVENALRVLGRLVGDLL, encoded by the coding sequence ATGAAACTGTATGAAACACTTGCCGCCGAAGTGGAAAGCCAGGTCGAACGCGGCGTGCTGCTGGAAGGCGAGAAGTTGCCGTCGGTGCGCCAGACCAGCCAGCATCGCAACCTCAGCGTCAGCACGGTGCTGCGCGCCTATTCCCTGCTTGAGAGCCGGGGCGTCATCGAAAGCCACCCGCAATCGGGATTTTTCGTGCGCAGCAGGCCGGATGCAACGGCGCGTCCGGCCGCGCAAGCGCCCGCGCTGGTGCTGTCGTCGGAAGTGGACGTGAGCCGCCTGGTGCTGTCCACGCTGCGCAGTATCCGTAGCGAGGGCGCGGTGGCACTGGGTTCGCCCTATCCCGATCCGGCGCCTTTTCCCTGGACGCGCATCAGCCAGTACGCCAACGCCATCGCCCGCCGCAGCCAGAACTGGAGCGTGATGGACGATCTGCCGCCGGGAAATCCAGAGCTGATCCGCCAGATCGCGCGCCGCCATATGGAAAACGGCATGGCCGTCGATCCGTCCGAAATCATCGTGACGGTAGGGGCAACGGAAGCGATCAATCTCTGCCTGCAGGCCGTGGCGCGGCCGGGCGATGTCATCGCCGTCGAATCGCCCACTTTTTACGCCATGCTGCACGCCATCGAACGCATGGGCATGCGCGCGCTGGAGGTGCCGACCGATGCGCGCGAGGGCATCAGCATCGAGGCGCTGCGCGTCATCCTCGGCCAACAGCGCGTGGCGGCCTGCATGGTGATGCCAAATTTTCAGAATCCGCTGGGCTTTCTGATGCCCGACCAGCGCAAGCGCGAGCTGGTGGCACTGCTGTCCGAGCACGATATTCCGGTGATCGAGAACGCGGTCTACAACGAGCTGTATTACGGCGATAGCCATCCCAGCTCGCTCAAGGCTTACGACAGCAAGGGACTGGTGCTGCATTGCTCGTCCTTTTCCAAGAGCCTGACAGCGAATTACCGCATCGGCTGGGCATTGCCGGGCCGCTATACGGCACAGGTGGAAAAGCTCAAGTTCCTCAACACGCTGACCACGCCGTCTTTGCCGCAGCTGGCGATTGCCGACTATCTCCAGCGCGACGGCTACGACCGCCATTTGCGCCAGGTGCGCAAGGGTTATGCGCAGCGCGCGCGCATGATGGCGGCCGCCGTGCTGCGCTTCTTCCCGGCCGGCACGCGCGTATCCGAGCCGCAGGGGGGCTATGTGCTGTGGGTTGAGCTGCCGCCAGGCGTCGATGCGATGAAGCTGTACGCGCGGGCGCTGGAGCGCAGGATCACGGTCGGCCCCGGCCATATGTTCTCCGCCAGCGGCGGCTACGGCCATTACATCCGGCTTAATTACAGCTATCCCTGGTCGGCCGAGGTCGAGAATGCGCTGCGCGTTCTGGGCCGCCTGGTCGGCGACCTGCTGTAG
- a CDS encoding FdhF/YdeP family oxidoreductase: MSKKDNTGHIAPYPNPAGGWGALKHVALQLYRERVGAGKLGTLLSQNQPNGFDCPGCAWPDRAHTSTFEFCENGVKAVAAEATGKRARPELFSRHTVAQLMEQSDYELEQHGRLTDPLVYDSASDTYQPIAWDDAFALIARHLNQLDDPDQAAFYTSGRASNEAAFLYQLFVRMYGTNNFPDCSNMCHEATSRGLPHTVGVGKGTVTLDDFELADTILIFGQNPATNHPRMMGELRECARRGAAIVSINPLKERGLQRFQDPQSPGEMLLNSSTHISSMFVQPRLGGDFALIKALAKRMVELDDEALNTGRPRVLDTDFIAAHTIGFHDFARDLRGESWHVLLEESGVEREQIERLIHTYINSERVIACWGMGLTQHKNSVATIQMLSNLMMMRGHIGRPGAGLCPVRGHSNVQGDRTVGIEEQPTAAFLDRLQAVFGFEPPRHHGYDVVSSIRAMIEGRLKVFIGLGGNFASATPDTELTWQGLRQCELTVHVATKLNRSHLVHGRAALILPTLGRTEIDLQGGTAQGVTVEDSMSMVHISYGINQPASPKLLSEIAIVARMAEATLGSVKVDWLARAGNYALIRDDIEKVFDDFYDYNERVSRPGGFHLRVASREREWITPSGKAQFLVNAVDRDTPIHRARAIHSKRLLTMMTTRSHDQYNTTIYGLDDRYRGVFGLRRVVFINRLDMEMLGFKPGDHVDVSSVWDDGVERRARRFLLVEYDIPRGCVGAYYPETNPLVPLTSVAVGAGTPTSKSIPVLLHLVQDGGQA, from the coding sequence ATGAGCAAAAAAGACAATACCGGCCATATCGCGCCCTACCCCAACCCGGCGGGCGGCTGGGGCGCGCTGAAGCATGTGGCGCTCCAGCTCTACCGCGAACGGGTCGGCGCGGGCAAGCTGGGCACCCTGCTGTCGCAGAACCAGCCCAATGGCTTCGACTGTCCCGGATGCGCCTGGCCTGACCGCGCCCACACCTCCACCTTCGAATTCTGCGAAAACGGCGTGAAAGCCGTGGCGGCGGAAGCGACCGGCAAACGCGCGCGGCCGGAGCTGTTCTCCCGCCACACCGTGGCGCAGTTGATGGAACAGAGCGACTACGAGCTGGAACAGCATGGCCGCCTGACCGATCCCCTGGTCTACGACAGCGCCAGCGACACATACCAGCCCATTGCCTGGGACGATGCCTTCGCCTTGATCGCCCGCCATCTGAATCAGCTGGACGATCCCGACCAGGCGGCCTTCTATACCTCGGGCCGGGCCAGCAACGAAGCGGCCTTCCTCTACCAGCTTTTCGTGCGCATGTACGGCACCAACAACTTCCCCGACTGCTCGAATATGTGTCACGAAGCGACCAGCCGCGGCCTGCCGCATACGGTGGGCGTCGGCAAAGGCACGGTCACGCTGGACGATTTCGAACTGGCCGATACAATCCTGATCTTCGGCCAGAATCCCGCCACCAACCATCCGCGCATGATGGGCGAGCTGCGCGAATGCGCCCGGCGCGGCGCCGCCATCGTGTCCATCAATCCCTTGAAGGAAAGAGGACTGCAACGCTTCCAGGACCCGCAAAGCCCAGGCGAAATGCTGCTCAATTCCAGCACCCATATCAGCTCCATGTTCGTGCAGCCGCGCCTGGGCGGCGACTTCGCCCTGATCAAGGCCCTCGCCAAGCGCATGGTGGAACTCGACGACGAAGCCCTGAATACCGGGCGGCCCAGGGTGCTGGATACGGACTTCATCGCTGCCCACACCATCGGCTTCCATGATTTCGCGCGCGATCTGCGCGGTGAAAGCTGGCATGTGCTGCTGGAGGAATCCGGCGTGGAACGCGAACAGATCGAACGCCTGATCCATACCTATATCAACAGCGAACGCGTCATCGCCTGCTGGGGCATGGGTCTGACCCAGCACAAGAATTCCGTGGCGACCATCCAGATGCTTTCCAATCTGATGATGATGCGCGGGCATATCGGCCGTCCCGGCGCGGGACTGTGCCCGGTGCGCGGCCACTCCAATGTGCAGGGCGACCGCACGGTAGGCATCGAGGAACAGCCTACGGCAGCCTTCCTCGACCGCCTGCAGGCGGTATTCGGTTTCGAACCGCCGCGCCATCACGGCTACGATGTGGTTTCCAGCATTCGAGCCATGATCGAGGGCCGGCTGAAAGTCTTCATTGGCCTGGGCGGCAACTTCGCCAGCGCTACGCCGGATACGGAACTGACCTGGCAGGGCTTGCGCCAATGCGAACTGACGGTCCATGTGGCCACCAAGCTGAATCGCAGCCATCTGGTGCATGGCCGCGCGGCCCTGATCCTGCCGACCCTGGGCCGCACCGAAATCGACCTGCAGGGCGGCACGGCGCAGGGGGTAACGGTGGAGGACTCGATGAGCATGGTGCATATCTCCTATGGCATCAACCAGCCCGCCTCGCCCAAGCTGCTGTCCGAAATCGCCATCGTGGCGCGCATGGCCGAGGCTACGCTGGGCAGCGTCAAGGTTGACTGGCTGGCGCGCGCCGGCAATTACGCCCTGATCCGCGACGATATCGAGAAGGTCTTCGACGACTTTTACGACTATAACGAACGCGTTTCCCGCCCGGGCGGCTTCCACCTGCGGGTCGCCTCGCGCGAACGCGAATGGATCACGCCTAGCGGCAAGGCACAATTCCTGGTCAACGCAGTGGACCGCGACACGCCCATCCACCGCGCCCGCGCCATCCACAGCAAACGCCTGCTGACGATGATGACCACGCGCTCGCACGACCAGTACAACACCACCATCTACGGCCTGGACGACCGCTATCGGGGCGTGTTCGGCCTGCGCCGCGTGGTCTTCATCAACCGGCTGGATATGGAAATGCTGGGATTCAAGCCCGGCGATCATGTAGATGTCAGCAGCGTCTGGGACGATGGCGTGGAGCGCCGTGCCAGGCGCTTCCTGCTGGTCGAATACGATATCCCGCGCGGCTGCGTCGGTGCCTACTACCCAGAGACCAATCCCCTCGTGCCTTTGACCAGCGTGGCCGTCGGCGCGGGCACCCCAACCTCAAAATCCATTCCGGTGCTGCTGCACCTGGTCCAGGACGGAGGCCAGGCATGA
- a CDS encoding bestrophin family protein has product MIIRPQSNWLRMLLVWHGSVLPAILPQLLLILAISLAAVFGHGRIFGERVPLDTAPFPLLGVSLAIFLAFRNNASYQRYLEARQLWGHVLIASRSLTSQALTYLPARRVGRRELASRVIAFVHLLRHQLRGSPPDADLARLLPPALAAELRQRAYRPVAVLNGLRRLMRQTAPDSQTLWMLDGQINSLADAVGGCERLASTPIPYPYGVLLHRTIYAYCFLLPFGLVHAIGAATPLISVFVAYTLFALEAIAQEIADPFGSAPNSLALEAICRTIERSVLELCDLPMPDEASADKNFRMD; this is encoded by the coding sequence ATGATCATCCGCCCGCAAAGCAACTGGTTGCGCATGCTGCTGGTCTGGCATGGTTCGGTGCTGCCGGCCATTCTGCCGCAGCTGCTACTGATCCTGGCCATCAGCCTGGCCGCCGTGTTCGGGCATGGACGCATCTTCGGCGAGCGCGTGCCACTCGATACGGCGCCCTTTCCCCTGCTCGGCGTCAGCCTGGCCATCTTCCTCGCCTTCCGCAACAATGCCAGCTACCAGCGCTACCTGGAAGCGCGCCAGCTGTGGGGCCATGTGCTGATCGCTTCGCGCAGCCTGACCTCGCAGGCGCTGACCTACCTGCCCGCGCGGCGCGTCGGTCGCCGCGAACTGGCGTCCCGCGTGATCGCCTTTGTCCACCTGCTGCGCCACCAGTTGCGCGGCAGCCCGCCCGATGCGGATCTGGCGCGCCTGCTGCCACCCGCCCTCGCCGCCGAACTGCGCCAGCGCGCCTACCGTCCCGTTGCCGTGCTCAATGGCTTGCGCCGCCTGATGCGCCAGACAGCACCAGACAGCCAGACCCTGTGGATGCTCGATGGCCAGATCAACAGCCTGGCCGACGCCGTCGGCGGCTGCGAAAGGCTGGCCAGCACGCCCATTCCCTATCCTTACGGCGTGCTGCTGCACCGGACCATCTATGCTTACTGCTTCCTTTTGCCGTTTGGCCTGGTGCATGCGATTGGCGCGGCCACGCCGCTGATCTCGGTCTTCGTGGCCTACACCCTGTTCGCACTGGAAGCCATTGCCCAGGAAATCGCCGATCCCTTCGGCAGCGCGCCGAACAGCCTGGCGCTGGAGGCGATCTGCCGCACGATAGAACGTTCGGTACTGGAACTATGCGATCTGCCCATGCCGGACGAGGCATCGGCGGACAAAAATTTCAGGATGGATTGA
- the fdhD gene encoding formate dehydrogenase accessory sulfurtransferase FdhD, with protein sequence MEAVLQPERSGCQRRPIVRHRGGAASDAMDTVAEEVPVALVFNGISHAVMMATPRDLEAFAVGFALTEGIVGARSEIYDVELHQLPGAAEVQLRIAQSAFMRLKGHRRSLAGRTGCGVCGIDSLALLDLDPAPMPASALPDPLAPAIERAARELGRHQVLMRQTGGVHAAAWCGLDGAVLCVFEDVGRHNAMDKLVGHLAMRGLDLRQGFVYLSSRASYELARKAARMQIPMLATISAPTSLAIDIARQARLKLVSFCRADGFVEYA encoded by the coding sequence ATGGAAGCAGTTCTCCAGCCGGAGCGCAGCGGTTGCCAGCGGCGCCCCATTGTGCGCCATCGCGGCGGTGCTGCCAGCGATGCGATGGACACGGTGGCCGAGGAAGTACCGGTCGCCCTGGTCTTCAATGGTATTTCCCATGCGGTGATGATGGCCACGCCGCGCGATCTGGAGGCGTTTGCCGTCGGCTTTGCCTTGACCGAGGGCATTGTCGGCGCCCGTTCGGAAATCTACGATGTGGAGCTGCACCAGCTGCCTGGCGCGGCCGAGGTGCAGCTGCGTATTGCGCAGTCAGCCTTCATGCGGCTCAAGGGGCACCGCCGATCGCTGGCCGGGCGCACGGGTTGCGGCGTGTGCGGTATCGATAGCCTGGCACTGCTCGATCTCGATCCGGCGCCCATGCCTGCCAGCGCCTTGCCCGATCCGCTGGCGCCGGCCATCGAGCGCGCCGCGCGTGAACTGGGCCGGCATCAGGTCTTGATGCGTCAAACCGGCGGTGTGCATGCCGCTGCCTGGTGCGGCCTGGATGGCGCGGTGCTCTGCGTGTTCGAGGATGTAGGCAGGCACAATGCGATGGACAAGCTGGTCGGCCACCTGGCCATGCGCGGACTGGATCTGCGCCAAGGCTTTGTCTACCTGTCCAGCCGCGCGAGTTATGAACTGGCGCGCAAGGCGGCCCGCATGCAGATTCCCATGCTGGCCACGATCTCCGCTCCCACCTCGCTGGCCATCGATATTGCGCGCCAGGCCAGGCTGAAACTGGTCAGCTTCTGCCGCGCCGACGGCTTTGTCGAATACGCCTGA
- a CDS encoding TraX family protein: MYRPDGWSGAVQAGQRMAGRPARSLHIADGTLEALKWLALMAMTLDHVNTYLWQGHWPVLYAIGRVAMPIFAFILAYRLAQPQAIVLGLPHRVVWRLAAAGICAAPLCFGLVRQENGWWPLNIMFTLCIGTVIVWLISSGGKWRPALALALFVFCGPLLEFWWFGLACFLGAWYFCRHPGWPSLLAWLAGCASLYAINGNHWAMAAMVPLVASPLLSLRLPRARYFFYAYYPGHLAVLLVLRSTGMA; this comes from the coding sequence ATGTACAGGCCTGACGGCTGGTCGGGCGCGGTACAAGCTGGCCAGCGGATGGCTGGCCGGCCGGCGCGCAGCCTGCATATCGCCGACGGCACGCTGGAAGCGCTGAAATGGCTGGCGCTGATGGCGATGACGCTGGACCATGTGAATACCTATCTTTGGCAGGGTCACTGGCCGGTGCTGTACGCCATCGGCCGGGTGGCAATGCCCATATTCGCCTTTATCCTGGCTTACCGCCTGGCGCAGCCGCAGGCGATCGTGCTCGGATTGCCGCACCGCGTCGTCTGGCGGCTGGCGGCCGCCGGCATCTGCGCCGCACCTTTATGCTTCGGCCTGGTGCGCCAGGAAAACGGCTGGTGGCCGTTGAATATCATGTTCACCCTATGCATTGGCACCGTTATTGTGTGGCTGATCTCGTCGGGCGGTAAATGGCGTCCAGCCCTGGCGCTGGCGCTCTTTGTTTTTTGCGGACCATTGCTGGAATTCTGGTGGTTTGGTCTGGCCTGTTTTCTTGGCGCCTGGTATTTCTGCCGCCACCCGGGTTGGCCATCCTTGCTGGCCTGGCTGGCGGGATGCGCCAGCCTGTATGCGATCAACGGCAACCACTGGGCGATGGCGGCGATGGTGCCGCTTGTGGCCAGTCCCTTGCTGTCATTGCGCCTGCCGCGTGCCCGTTACTTCTTCTACGCCTATTACCCCGGTCATCTTGCGGTGCTGCTGGTGCTGCGCAGTACAGGTATGGCGTAG